In Pseudoduganella albidiflava, a single window of DNA contains:
- a CDS encoding 5-(carboxyamino)imidazole ribonucleotide synthase — MKSYLPTANPAAWLGVMGGGQLGRMFAQAAQSMGYQVAVLEPSDDCPAGQVAQRLVNAAYEDAAGLDALAAQCVAVTTEFENVPADSLSRLAQAVFVAPNAHGVSVAQDRIAEKSFFVACAPKSGVMPAPHKVIASFEDIDAIDDNLLPGILKTVRMGYDGKGQVRVKSRDEVRAAFEGMGEVTCLLEKMLPLAYEVSVLTARGADGESVVYPIAENVHRDGILFTTTVPGPHVSADSARKAQDAARAIVAELGYVGVLCIEFFVLTDGTLVVNEMAPRPHNSGHYTIDACVTSQFAQQVRAMAKLPLGDVRQHSPAVMLNILGDVWFDGESESEPAWDKVVALPGACLHLYGKDDPRPGRKMGHVTFVAPTLAEAQRQLDAACRILGIAP; from the coding sequence ATGAAGTCCTATTTGCCTACCGCGAACCCGGCCGCCTGGCTGGGCGTGATGGGCGGCGGCCAGCTCGGCCGCATGTTTGCGCAAGCCGCCCAGAGCATGGGCTACCAGGTGGCCGTGCTGGAACCGTCCGACGACTGTCCGGCCGGGCAAGTTGCCCAGCGCCTGGTCAATGCGGCCTATGAGGATGCCGCCGGCCTCGATGCGCTGGCCGCGCAATGCGTGGCCGTCACCACCGAATTCGAGAACGTGCCGGCGGACAGCCTGTCGCGCCTGGCGCAAGCCGTGTTCGTGGCACCCAACGCCCATGGCGTGTCCGTCGCGCAGGACCGAATTGCCGAGAAATCGTTCTTCGTGGCCTGCGCGCCCAAATCCGGCGTGATGCCGGCGCCGCACAAGGTCATCGCGTCGTTCGAGGATATCGACGCGATCGACGACAACCTGCTGCCCGGCATCCTGAAGACCGTGCGCATGGGCTACGACGGCAAGGGCCAGGTGCGCGTGAAGAGCCGCGACGAAGTGCGTGCCGCGTTCGAAGGCATGGGCGAAGTCACGTGCCTGCTCGAGAAGATGCTGCCGCTGGCGTATGAAGTATCGGTGCTGACGGCGCGCGGTGCCGATGGCGAATCGGTGGTCTACCCGATCGCCGAGAACGTGCACCGCGACGGCATCCTGTTCACGACGACGGTGCCGGGGCCGCATGTGTCCGCCGATAGCGCTCGCAAGGCGCAGGACGCGGCGCGTGCCATCGTGGCCGAACTGGGCTACGTGGGCGTGCTGTGCATCGAATTCTTCGTGCTGACCGATGGCACGCTGGTGGTCAACGAGATGGCGCCGCGGCCGCACAACAGCGGGCACTATACGATCGACGCCTGCGTGACGAGCCAGTTCGCGCAGCAGGTGCGGGCGATGGCGAAACTGCCGCTGGGCGACGTGCGCCAGCATTCGCCGGCGGTGATGCTGAACATCCTGGGCGACGTGTGGTTCGACGGCGAAAGCGAAAGCGAACCGGCGTGGGACAAGGTCGTCGCGCTGCCGGGCGCCTGCCTGCACCTGTACGGCAAGGACGATCCCCGCCCGGGCCGCAAGATGGGCCACGTCACCTTCGTCGCGCCCACGCTGGCGGAAGCACAGCGGCAACTGGACGCCGCCTGCCGTATCCTGGGTATCGCACCGTGA
- a CDS encoding L-threonylcarbamoyladenylate synthase codes for MTEQAILDAAARLEAGALVAFPTETVYGLGADAENPAAVAAIYAAKGRPQDHPVIVHVAPGADLDYWAAEVPDEARKLARAFWPGPLTMIVKRHAHIPDAVSGGQDTVGIRCPSHPVAMALLAAFKGGKGGVAAPSANKFGNVSPTTAQHVRDEFNEEFGAGAITVLDGGASQVGIESTIVDLSRLATHGPVLLRPGHIGAAEIAAVIGAMPAAPDAAAPRASGTLESHYAPKAPVALADTARLPGLLTTLAGRGRRVAVIRYSPMLVQASAQELLPNEPAGYAFGLYAALRTMDRADVELILVETPPQHDAWLGINDRLRRAAFGSAGIIDRFLTAE; via the coding sequence GTGACGGAACAGGCGATCCTCGACGCCGCGGCGCGCCTGGAAGCGGGCGCTCTGGTGGCATTTCCCACCGAGACCGTGTACGGCCTCGGTGCGGATGCGGAAAACCCGGCTGCGGTGGCCGCCATCTACGCGGCCAAGGGCCGGCCGCAGGACCACCCGGTGATCGTGCACGTGGCACCGGGTGCCGACCTCGATTACTGGGCGGCGGAAGTCCCGGACGAAGCCCGCAAGCTGGCCCGGGCTTTCTGGCCGGGGCCGCTGACGATGATCGTCAAGCGCCATGCGCATATTCCCGATGCCGTCTCCGGCGGGCAGGACACGGTGGGCATCCGCTGCCCGTCGCACCCGGTGGCGATGGCGCTGCTGGCCGCGTTCAAGGGCGGCAAGGGCGGTGTCGCCGCGCCGTCGGCCAACAAGTTCGGCAATGTCAGCCCGACCACCGCGCAGCATGTGCGGGACGAGTTCAATGAGGAATTCGGCGCCGGTGCGATCACGGTGCTCGATGGCGGTGCCAGCCAGGTCGGCATCGAATCGACGATCGTCGACCTGTCGCGGCTGGCCACGCATGGCCCGGTGCTGCTGCGGCCCGGCCATATCGGTGCCGCCGAGATCGCCGCCGTGATCGGCGCCATGCCGGCTGCGCCGGATGCCGCCGCGCCGCGCGCCTCTGGCACGCTGGAATCGCATTACGCGCCGAAGGCCCCGGTGGCGCTGGCCGATACCGCGCGGCTGCCCGGCCTGCTGACGACGCTGGCCGGCCGTGGCCGCCGTGTCGCCGTGATCCGCTATTCGCCGATGCTGGTGCAGGCCAGCGCGCAGGAGTTGCTGCCGAACGAGCCCGCCGGTTATGCCTTCGGCCTGTACGCGGCGCTGCGCACGATGGACCGCGCCGATGTCGAACTGATCCTCGTCGAAACCCCGCCGCAGCACGATGCGTGGCTCGGCATCAACGACCGCCTGCGCCGCGCCGCCTTCGGCTCGGCCGGCATCATCGACCGTTTCCTGACGGCGGAGTGA
- a CDS encoding SGNH/GDSL hydrolase family protein — translation MRHMKLALAVMASAILAACGGNSGDPQPGAQVNKVKFASQVSFGDSLSDLGTYNVGGVKALGGGKYTINGDSTAANAALTGKNWTELMAAQFGLPAPCPAQTGLDGDAALGFSVPVTNHAECFSYAQGGARVTNPVGAGHKLTGSPLGALTVPVVTQVKNHLAKTGGKFKGDEVVFVMAGGNDVLVNLAQLSSAATAAGTAAGQQTFGTSLATQLAAGATNPATAGPAIGLAIATESARSGSTQASIVQAAVTAAVQAGNTKAPASLATIVEAATKAAGTAGAQAGADYVAAQAPAMVAALATAGAELATLVKSQILGNGAGYVVVNNLPDVASTPAGRARDANVRALIDKMVQAFNAQLVSALGSESKVVIVDVYAVSHDQATNPGPYGLTNVTEPACDLESPKNPLGSSLGCTAASLESGDVSHYSYADEVHPTPFNNLLLARFVSRSLVTKGWL, via the coding sequence ATGCGACACATGAAACTCGCGCTTGCCGTGATGGCCAGCGCCATCCTTGCGGCCTGCGGCGGCAACAGCGGCGACCCGCAGCCCGGTGCCCAGGTCAACAAGGTCAAGTTCGCGTCGCAGGTGAGTTTCGGCGACAGCCTGTCCGATCTCGGCACCTACAACGTCGGTGGCGTAAAGGCCCTCGGCGGCGGCAAATACACGATCAATGGCGACAGCACGGCGGCCAATGCCGCACTGACGGGCAAGAACTGGACCGAGCTGATGGCGGCCCAGTTCGGCCTGCCGGCCCCATGCCCGGCCCAGACCGGCCTCGACGGCGATGCCGCGCTGGGCTTTTCGGTGCCCGTCACCAACCATGCGGAGTGCTTCAGTTATGCGCAGGGCGGGGCGCGGGTGACCAACCCGGTCGGCGCCGGCCACAAGCTGACCGGCAGCCCGCTGGGCGCGCTGACCGTGCCCGTGGTCACCCAGGTCAAGAACCACCTGGCGAAAACGGGCGGCAAGTTCAAGGGCGACGAAGTGGTCTTCGTGATGGCCGGCGGCAACGATGTCCTCGTCAACCTGGCCCAGCTTTCCAGCGCCGCCACGGCGGCCGGTACCGCGGCGGGCCAGCAAACCTTCGGCACCAGCCTGGCCACGCAGCTGGCGGCCGGCGCCACCAACCCGGCCACCGCCGGTCCGGCGATCGGCCTGGCCATCGCCACCGAGAGTGCGCGCAGCGGCAGCACGCAGGCGTCGATCGTGCAGGCCGCCGTGACCGCGGCGGTCCAGGCCGGCAATACGAAGGCGCCCGCCAGCCTCGCCACGATCGTCGAGGCCGCCACCAAGGCAGCCGGCACCGCCGGCGCGCAAGCAGGTGCCGATTACGTTGCCGCGCAGGCACCGGCCATGGTCGCCGCGCTGGCCACCGCCGGCGCCGAGCTGGCCACGCTGGTCAAGTCGCAGATCCTCGGCAATGGCGCCGGCTACGTCGTCGTCAACAACCTGCCGGACGTGGCCAGCACGCCGGCCGGCCGGGCGCGCGATGCCAATGTCCGCGCGCTGATCGACAAGATGGTGCAGGCGTTCAATGCGCAGCTGGTGTCCGCCCTGGGCAGCGAGAGCAAGGTGGTGATCGTGGATGTATATGCCGTCAGCCACGACCAGGCCACCAATCCGGGCCCGTACGGCCTGACCAATGTCACCGAGCCGGCCTGCGACCTGGAGTCGCCGAAGAACCCGCTGGGCAGCTCGCTGGGCTGCACCGCGGCGAGCCTGGAGTCCGGCGATGTCAGCCATTACTCGTATGCCGATGAAGTGCACCCGACGCCGTTCAACAACCTGCTGCTGGCACGCTTCGTGTCGCGCTCGCTGGTGACCAAGGGCTGGCTGTAG
- a CDS encoding OmpW/AlkL family protein, with product MNKTTTAVKLLALGSTLAAVLGAVPNAAAQARGDWTVKAGFNKITPKVESGNVSAPALPNTKADVGTDSKPILNLAYFITDNIAAELDMGAPYRHKLFGADAIAGTGQLGTVDVLPPTLFAQYRLFGPDAVFRPYVGLGITYAYFRRERGSAQLTAVLNTGGPAATFSLESKWAASAQLGASFRLNERWSLDGGVIKTRLRTTATYSTGQTQAMKLDPVAVNLGVTFKF from the coding sequence ATGAACAAGACCACTACCGCCGTCAAGCTGCTGGCACTGGGCAGCACCCTCGCCGCCGTGCTGGGCGCCGTGCCGAACGCCGCGGCGCAGGCCCGGGGCGACTGGACCGTCAAGGCCGGCTTCAACAAGATCACGCCGAAAGTGGAGAGCGGCAACGTGTCCGCTCCGGCGCTGCCGAACACCAAGGCCGACGTGGGCACGGACTCCAAGCCGATCCTGAACCTGGCCTACTTCATCACCGACAACATCGCCGCCGAGCTGGACATGGGCGCACCGTACCGCCACAAACTGTTCGGCGCCGACGCGATTGCCGGCACGGGGCAACTGGGCACGGTGGACGTGCTGCCGCCCACGCTGTTCGCGCAATACCGCCTGTTCGGGCCGGATGCCGTGTTCCGCCCGTACGTGGGCCTCGGCATCACCTATGCCTACTTCCGCCGCGAGCGGGGCTCGGCGCAACTGACGGCCGTGCTGAACACGGGCGGCCCGGCCGCCACGTTCTCGCTGGAGTCGAAGTGGGCGGCGAGCGCCCAGCTGGGCGCCAGCTTCCGGCTCAACGAGCGCTGGTCGCTGGATGGCGGCGTGATCAAGACCAGGCTGCGCACCACGGCTACGTATTCGACCGGCCAGACGCAGGCGATGAAGCTGGATCCGGTGGCGGTCAACCTGGGCGTCACCTTCAAGTTCTGA
- a CDS encoding PAS domain-containing hybrid sensor histidine kinase/response regulator produces the protein MPRTPAAFLAEGGAVGALMRGHDWSTSPLGPPEHWPLALRTVVGLMLNSAFPMFAAWGPQLAFLYNDAYVDVLGRKHPQALGRSFHEVWADIWHDISPIVDEAMAGRATYHENLLLTMHRKGYDEDTWFTFSYSPMRDEDGSVAGVFCACTETTEQVLSERHRAEEIGRMRRLFQQAPGILAVVLGPYHVFEIANDAYLRLVGRDDIVGRAVAEVLPEVRDQGFIALLDDVYRTGEPHVGHEMPVLLRRRPDSELEERFVNFIYQPIRDHRGTVSGIFVEGSDVTAAVLAMRALREANSRKDEFLAMLAHELRNPLAPIAAAAELLRLGTPDAARIDKTSAVITRQVEHMTKLVDDLLDVSRVTRGLVTLRRETLDFCAVVGDAVEQAAALMQAKRHRVTVELPEQRPWVNGDRTRLIQVLSNLLNNAARYTPDGGSVAVRVTADAREVRATVEDSGIGIDPALLPQVFDLFTQAERSPDRSQGGLGLGLALAKTLIELQGGHVSAHSAGAGQGSRFTVCLPRAERPEAGVVGADAGEEPRGARRRHLMVVDDNADAAQMLALLLEAAGHSVAVCNDAREALGAVVASPPALLFVDIGLPGMDGYELVRRLRQLPETARACIVAITGYGTPQDRARALEAGFDEHLVKPVHPKALYGILARLAAH, from the coding sequence ATGCCCCGCACACCCGCAGCGTTCCTGGCCGAGGGCGGCGCCGTCGGCGCGCTGATGCGCGGCCATGACTGGTCCACCTCGCCACTGGGGCCGCCGGAACACTGGCCGCTGGCGCTGCGCACCGTGGTCGGGCTGATGCTCAATTCGGCGTTCCCGATGTTCGCCGCGTGGGGGCCGCAACTGGCATTTTTGTACAACGATGCCTACGTGGACGTCCTCGGCCGCAAGCACCCGCAGGCGCTGGGCCGGTCGTTCCACGAGGTGTGGGCCGACATCTGGCACGATATCTCGCCCATCGTGGACGAAGCGATGGCCGGCCGCGCCACCTACCACGAGAACCTGCTGCTGACGATGCATCGCAAGGGCTACGACGAGGACACCTGGTTCACCTTCTCGTATTCGCCGATGCGCGACGAGGATGGCAGCGTGGCGGGGGTGTTCTGCGCCTGCACGGAAACCACCGAGCAGGTGCTGTCGGAGCGCCACCGCGCCGAAGAGATCGGGCGCATGCGGCGGCTGTTCCAGCAGGCGCCCGGCATTCTCGCGGTGGTGCTGGGGCCGTACCACGTGTTCGAGATCGCCAACGACGCCTATCTGCGGCTGGTGGGGCGCGACGACATCGTCGGGCGGGCCGTCGCCGAGGTGCTGCCGGAAGTGCGCGACCAGGGCTTCATCGCGCTGCTGGACGATGTCTACCGCACCGGCGAGCCGCACGTCGGCCACGAGATGCCGGTATTGCTGCGCCGCCGGCCGGACAGCGAGCTCGAAGAGCGCTTCGTCAACTTCATCTACCAGCCGATCCGCGACCATCGGGGCACCGTCTCCGGCATCTTCGTCGAAGGCAGCGACGTCACCGCCGCCGTGCTGGCGATGCGCGCGCTGCGGGAAGCCAATTCACGCAAGGATGAATTCCTGGCCATGCTGGCGCACGAACTGCGCAACCCGCTGGCGCCGATCGCCGCGGCGGCCGAGCTGCTGCGGCTCGGCACGCCGGATGCCGCGCGCATCGACAAGACCAGCGCCGTCATCACGCGGCAGGTCGAGCACATGACGAAGCTGGTCGACGACCTGCTCGATGTGTCCAGGGTCACGCGCGGGCTGGTCACGCTGCGGCGCGAAACGCTCGACTTCTGCGCCGTGGTGGGCGACGCTGTCGAGCAGGCCGCCGCGCTGATGCAGGCCAAGCGGCACCGCGTCACCGTCGAGCTGCCGGAGCAGCGGCCCTGGGTCAATGGCGACCGCACGCGCCTGATCCAGGTGCTGTCGAACTTGCTCAACAACGCCGCCCGCTACACGCCCGACGGCGGCAGCGTGGCCGTGCGCGTGACGGCGGACGCGCGAGAGGTGCGCGCCACCGTCGAGGATAGCGGGATCGGCATCGACCCCGCCCTGCTGCCGCAGGTATTCGACCTGTTCACGCAGGCCGAACGTTCGCCCGACCGCTCGCAGGGTGGCCTCGGCCTGGGGCTGGCACTGGCGAAGACGCTGATCGAATTGCAGGGCGGCCATGTGAGCGCGCACAGCGCGGGCGCCGGGCAGGGCAGCCGCTTCACGGTATGCCTGCCGCGCGCCGAGCGGCCCGAAGCCGGCGTGGTGGGCGCCGATGCCGGCGAGGAGCCGCGCGGTGCCCGGCGGCGCCACTTGATGGTGGTGGACGACAATGCGGATGCGGCGCAGATGCTGGCGCTGCTGCTGGAAGCGGCCGGGCATTCGGTGGCGGTGTGCAACGATGCCAGGGAAGCGCTGGGCGCCGTCGTGGCCAGCCCGCCGGCGCTGCTGTTCGTCGATATCGGCTTGCCGGGCATGGATGGCTATGAACTGGTGCGCCGCCTGCGGCAGTTACCGGAAACGGCCAGGGCCTGCATCGTCGCCATCACCGGCTATGGCACGCCGCAGGACCGCGCGCGGGCGCTGGAAGCGGGTTTCGACGAGCACCTGGTCAAGCCGGTCCATCCGAAGGCGCTGTACGGCATCCTGGCGCGGCTGGCCGCGCACTAG
- a CDS encoding flavin reductase family protein produces MNTSSPRAASPAFDSGHFRQALSQFATGVTVITTRLADGTFRGLTASSFNSVSLDPPLVLWSLKSQASSMPVFSGNSHYVINILAADQGHLAKLFSTRTEDPFGQVEFELSRTGHPVLKGCTAWFECHNRSRYPEGDHVIFVGEVEHCEFNPREPLVFHGGRLGGLHVPAA; encoded by the coding sequence ATGAATACCAGTTCCCCACGCGCCGCCTCGCCCGCCTTCGACAGCGGGCATTTCCGGCAGGCGCTGTCGCAATTCGCCACCGGCGTCACCGTCATCACCACCCGGCTGGCGGACGGCACCTTCCGCGGCCTCACGGCCAGCTCGTTCAATTCCGTCTCGCTCGATCCGCCGCTGGTGCTGTGGAGCCTGAAGTCGCAGGCGTCCAGCATGCCGGTCTTCTCGGGCAATTCGCATTACGTGATCAATATCCTGGCCGCCGACCAGGGCCACCTGGCCAAGTTGTTCTCGACGCGCACGGAAGATCCGTTCGGCCAGGTCGAGTTCGAGCTGTCGCGCACCGGCCACCCGGTGCTGAAGGGTTGCACGGCCTGGTTCGAATGCCACAACCGCAGCCGCTATCCGGAAGGCGACCATGTGATCTTCGTCGGCGAAGTGGAGCATTGCGAATTCAACCCGCGCGAGCCGCTCGTGTTCCATGGCGGCCGGCTGGGCGGGCTGCACGTACCGGCAGCCTGA
- the msrA gene encoding peptide-methionine (S)-S-oxide reductase MsrA produces MAQSEIAVLGGGCFWCTEAVYLEVKGVTRVESGYTGGQQPNPTYEQVCAGTTGHAEVVRLEFDPDVISYRDILEIFFTIHDPTTLNRQGNDVGTQYRSVVYFQSPEQEATARQVIAEMAHVWDAPIVTELSPAQPYFKAEDYHQNYFAQHPLQGYCAFVVGPKVAKFRKMHSARLK; encoded by the coding sequence ATGGCGCAGAGCGAAATCGCCGTGCTGGGCGGCGGGTGTTTCTGGTGCACGGAAGCCGTGTATCTCGAGGTCAAGGGTGTCACCAGGGTAGAGTCGGGTTATACCGGCGGCCAGCAGCCGAACCCGACATATGAGCAGGTGTGCGCGGGCACGACCGGCCACGCGGAAGTGGTGCGCCTGGAATTCGATCCCGACGTGATCAGCTACCGCGATATCCTGGAGATCTTCTTCACGATCCACGATCCCACCACGCTCAACCGCCAGGGCAACGACGTCGGCACGCAATACCGCTCGGTGGTGTATTTCCAGTCGCCGGAGCAGGAAGCGACCGCGCGGCAGGTGATCGCCGAAATGGCCCATGTGTGGGACGCGCCCATCGTGACCGAACTGTCACCGGCACAGCCTTACTTCAAGGCCGAGGACTATCACCAGAACTACTTTGCCCAGCATCCGCTGCAGGGCTATTGCGCCTTCGTAGTCGGTCCGAAGGTGGCCAAGTTCCGCAAGATGCACAGCGCGCGGCTGAAATAG
- the pdxH gene encoding pyridoxamine 5'-phosphate oxidase: MTDLLLAPAPGFDQPIAMLKHCHDKIRKQLATLQNLLTHLPQHGADAAAQQAAQAVQKYFNTAAHLHHADEEVDLLPMLDATASGADLETVRRLRPEILAQHQQMDEAWHILDGQLDKIANGSGTELSADAVNTFVRMYTGHMETEEGHIAPMAKRLFSPEQMAVLGESMGRRRGIEPAVLSKGSTAVGGIALADLRMDYGRASLSEDDTLADPVAQFGKWFEEAMKAQVNEPNAMSVATVGSDGKPSSRIVLIKQFDARGFTWYTNYESQKGQQLAQNPHAALLFFWPELERQVRIEGRVERTSAEDSDTYFYSRPLKSQLSAIASMQSAPIASRADMEANFAAVEARLQASPDGGAQAEGKPQRPAHWGGYRLVPERIEFWQGRASRFHDRIVYTLQADGRWSKGRIQP; this comes from the coding sequence ATGACAGATCTCCTCCTCGCCCCCGCCCCCGGCTTCGACCAGCCGATCGCCATGCTGAAGCATTGCCACGACAAGATCCGCAAGCAGCTGGCGACCTTGCAAAACCTGCTGACCCACCTGCCGCAGCATGGCGCGGACGCGGCGGCGCAACAGGCGGCGCAGGCGGTGCAGAAATACTTCAACACGGCGGCCCACCTGCACCATGCCGACGAGGAAGTCGACCTGCTGCCGATGCTGGACGCGACAGCCAGCGGCGCCGACCTGGAAACGGTGCGCCGGCTGCGCCCCGAGATCCTGGCCCAGCACCAGCAGATGGACGAGGCGTGGCATATCCTCGATGGCCAGCTCGACAAGATCGCCAACGGCTCCGGCACCGAACTCTCGGCCGATGCCGTGAACACCTTCGTGCGCATGTACACGGGGCACATGGAAACGGAAGAAGGCCATATCGCGCCGATGGCGAAGCGCCTGTTCAGCCCGGAACAGATGGCCGTGCTGGGCGAATCGATGGGGCGCCGGCGCGGCATCGAGCCGGCCGTCCTCAGCAAAGGCAGCACGGCGGTGGGCGGCATCGCGCTGGCCGACCTGCGCATGGATTACGGGCGCGCCAGCCTTTCCGAGGACGACACGCTGGCCGATCCCGTGGCGCAGTTCGGCAAATGGTTCGAGGAGGCCATGAAGGCGCAGGTGAACGAGCCCAACGCGATGAGCGTGGCCACGGTGGGCAGCGATGGCAAGCCATCCTCCCGCATCGTGCTGATCAAGCAGTTCGATGCGCGCGGTTTTACCTGGTACACCAATTACGAGAGCCAGAAAGGCCAGCAGCTGGCACAGAATCCCCATGCCGCCCTGCTGTTCTTCTGGCCCGAACTGGAGCGCCAGGTGCGCATCGAGGGGCGCGTGGAACGGACCTCGGCGGAGGACAGCGATACCTATTTCTACAGCCGCCCCCTGAAGAGCCAGCTGTCGGCGATCGCCTCGATGCAGAGCGCGCCGATCGCCAGCCGGGCCGACATGGAAGCGAATTTCGCGGCCGTGGAAGCGCGCCTGCAGGCCAGTCCGGATGGCGGCGCGCAGGCGGAAGGCAAGCCGCAACGGCCGGCGCACTGGGGCGGTTATCGCCTGGTGCCCGAACGGATCGAGTTCTGGCAGGGACGCGCCTCGCGCTTCCATGACCGGATCGTGTATACGCTGCAGGCGGATGGGCGCTGGAGCAAGGGCAGGATCCAGCCCTAG
- the tcdA gene encoding tRNA cyclic N6-threonylcarbamoyladenosine(37) synthase TcdA, protein MNDIIPSSPGPGVHISDENIIDEHDVDFDRRFGGIARLYGAAALERYRAAHVCVIGVGGVGSWIVEALARSAIGRLTLIDLDNVAESNINRQIQALTGTVGMAKVTALRQRIAQINPYCQVTEIEDFVTPDNLEEMIGGHDYDYVIDAMDNTQAKTALVHYCRTRGIRLIMIGSAGGQTDPTKIEVRDLARTEQEPLLKKVRRRLRSQFHYPPNGKNKLGVDAVFSMEPLKFPETGDVCEIDPDDAPPAKAGLTGINCAGFGSAMVVTATFGMVAAGHVLRKLAEEEAPADLPVGQPA, encoded by the coding sequence ATGAACGACATCATCCCATCTTCTCCAGGCCCCGGCGTGCACATCAGTGACGAGAACATCATTGACGAGCACGACGTCGACTTCGACCGGCGTTTCGGCGGCATCGCCCGGCTGTACGGGGCGGCGGCCCTGGAACGGTACCGCGCCGCGCATGTCTGCGTGATCGGCGTCGGCGGCGTCGGCTCGTGGATCGTCGAGGCGCTGGCGCGCAGCGCCATCGGCCGCCTCACGCTGATCGACCTGGACAACGTTGCCGAATCGAACATCAACCGCCAGATCCAGGCGCTTACCGGCACCGTGGGCATGGCCAAGGTCACCGCGCTGCGCCAGCGCATCGCCCAGATCAATCCGTATTGCCAGGTGACCGAGATCGAGGACTTCGTCACACCCGACAACCTCGAGGAAATGATCGGCGGCCACGATTACGACTACGTGATCGACGCCATGGACAACACGCAGGCGAAAACCGCGCTGGTGCACTACTGCCGCACGCGCGGCATCCGCCTGATCATGATCGGCAGTGCCGGCGGCCAGACCGACCCCACCAAGATCGAAGTGCGCGACCTGGCCAGGACGGAACAGGAACCGCTGCTGAAGAAGGTGCGGCGCCGGCTGCGCAGCCAGTTCCACTATCCGCCGAACGGCAAGAACAAGCTGGGCGTGGATGCCGTGTTCTCGATGGAACCGCTGAAGTTTCCCGAGACGGGCGACGTGTGCGAAATCGACCCGGACGATGCGCCGCCCGCCAAGGCGGGCCTCACCGGCATCAACTGCGCGGGGTTCGGTTCGGCGATGGTGGTGACGGCCACGTTCGGCATGGTGGCCGCCGGGCATGTGCTCAGGAAGCTGGCGGAAGAAGAGGCGCCGGCGGATCTGCCAGTGGGCCAGCCGGCGTAA
- the thpR gene encoding RNA 2',3'-cyclic phosphodiesterase produces the protein MIANEPEGRPNAGTTRKLFFALWPDEAARAALTALQAPVAGRRTPPAKLHLTLAFLGQVPADAVPALLAIRDRLAVPPLRLVIDCYGYFARPRIAWAGMTQVPAALVALHEELVRELEAAGFSAATHGAFKPHVTLAREAKQAPPEVPAAPVEWTVDRAVLVESLPDGRYVPLERQPVSAITPAGPLADPPAPLLPPAS, from the coding sequence ATGATAGCAAATGAACCTGAAGGCCGGCCAAACGCCGGCACCACGCGCAAGCTTTTCTTTGCCCTGTGGCCGGATGAGGCGGCGCGCGCCGCATTGACCGCGCTGCAGGCACCCGTCGCGGGAAGGCGCACGCCGCCCGCCAAGCTGCACCTGACACTGGCCTTCCTCGGCCAGGTACCGGCCGATGCCGTGCCTGCGCTGCTCGCCATCCGCGACCGGCTCGCCGTACCGCCGTTGCGGCTCGTGATCGACTGCTACGGCTACTTCGCGCGGCCGCGCATCGCCTGGGCCGGCATGACGCAGGTGCCGGCCGCACTCGTGGCGCTGCATGAGGAGCTGGTGCGGGAGCTGGAAGCGGCCGGCTTTTCCGCCGCCACGCATGGCGCGTTCAAGCCGCACGTGACCCTGGCGCGGGAGGCGAAACAGGCGCCGCCCGAGGTGCCCGCAGCCCCGGTCGAGTGGACCGTGGACCGCGCCGTGCTGGTGGAATCGCTGCCGGACGGGCGCTACGTGCCGCTGGAGCGCCAGCCGGTGTCCGCCATTACGCCGGCTGGCCCACTGGCAGATCCGCCGGCGCCTCTTCTTCCGCCAGCTTCCTGA
- a CDS encoding FKBP-type peptidyl-prolyl cis-trans isomerase: protein MMTRLSAPVLSLLLCAASFAHAQTPSAAPEQPAQPAQPAQPAQPAAAQEASPAAQEAPAGPVVPGSATIGPAAEQLIVNDSKVGTGREAVTGGTVSVHYTGWLYRPMARGHKGRKFDSSRDRGEPLEFRLGAGQVIKGWEQGVAGMKIGGKRTLIIPSNLAYGARAMPGIPANSALIFDVELLDVK, encoded by the coding sequence ATGATGACCCGTCTGTCCGCTCCAGTGCTGTCCCTCCTGCTGTGCGCCGCCTCCTTTGCGCATGCCCAGACTCCGTCCGCCGCGCCGGAACAACCGGCACAACCGGCACAACCCGCACAACCCGCACAACCGGCCGCCGCGCAGGAAGCGTCTCCTGCCGCCCAGGAAGCGCCGGCCGGCCCGGTGGTGCCCGGTTCCGCCACGATCGGCCCCGCCGCGGAACAGCTGATCGTCAACGACAGCAAGGTCGGTACCGGCCGTGAAGCGGTCACCGGCGGCACCGTGTCGGTCCACTACACGGGCTGGCTGTACCGTCCGATGGCGCGCGGCCACAAGGGCCGCAAGTTCGATTCCTCGCGCGACCGCGGTGAACCGCTCGAGTTCCGCCTCGGCGCCGGCCAGGTCATCAAGGGCTGGGAGCAGGGCGTGGCCGGCATGAAGATCGGCGGCAAGCGCACGCTGATCATCCCGTCGAACCTGGCTTACGGCGCACGCGCGATGCCGGGTATCCCGGCCAACTCGGCACTGATCTTCGACGTCGAACTGCTCGACGTGAAGTAA